A DNA window from Octopus bimaculoides isolate UCB-OBI-ISO-001 chromosome 12, ASM119413v2, whole genome shotgun sequence contains the following coding sequences:
- the LOC106884395 gene encoding A disintegrin and metalloproteinase with thrombospondin motifs 16, producing MWRTFPYQFMFMWLWHFQGIVYITEGVFPGCSYISEWSICSSSCGTGMRIRALSCAKNKGTWYKMKKCINYHFDCYVKPRLSPKTTAEELEEERVKSSQTCIGSKCHGHWSAWTKCSSKCGNGLQTRIWVDNKRETDAKKPVFDKRFCVHWDKMCTPSFVPKHDNVYYNSSCLMRKFMFTTSAVLAYCVNCSCLLRRE from the exons GTATAGTCTATATAACAGAAGGTGTATTTCCCGGATGTTCATATATCTCAGAATGGAGCATATGCTCGTCGTCATGTGGAACGGGTATGCGAATTAGAGCTTTAAGTTGCGCCAAAAATAAAGGAACTtggtacaaaatgaagaaatgcaTCAATTATCATTTTGATTGTTACGTCAAACCGAGACTATCCCCAAAGACAACAGCtgaagaattagaagaagaaagagtgaaaagctCACAGACTTGTATAGGTTCAAAATGTCATGGACATTGGTCGGCATGGACAAAATGTTCTTCAAAATGTGGTAATGGACTTCAAACAAGAATATGGGTAGACAATAAGAGAGAAACAGACGCAAAGAAACCCGTGTTTGATAAGAGATTTTGTGTACACTGGGACAAAATGTGCACACCATCATTTGTCCCTAAACATG ATAATGTTTACTACAATTCTTCTTGTTTAATGCGTAAGTTCATGTTTACGACATCAGCTGTTCTTGCTTATTGCGTCAATTGTTCTTGTTTGCTAAGACGAGAGTGA